In Chitinophaga oryzae, the sequence GCAGTTGCCGCATCATGGCGGGACATACAGTGGGGCAGGAAGTAAAGAAATAATGCGCGATGGTAATATGATGCTGCAGCCGTGTGTTCGTTACCGTTGCTCCATATTGATTGGTGAATGCAAATGCCGGCAGGCGCGCTGCGTCATTCGGCCCGCTGACGACGGCGTTGTTGGTGCCATAGAAGGGCAGCGGCGCATAGCGGTCTTCGGTCCACCGCACGAGGCCATAGGCCAGCAGCGGAAGGCATATCAGCGTGATAACGGCTGCCTGCCACGAATACAATATGTTCCGGAAGCGGATGCGCATGTCATGGTTTTTTAGTCACGATGGGGGTAGGGTCCGTAGGCAGGTAGGGCGGGGCCTTTTTGCCGGTATTGTTCAATGCATCGGAGATGGCAGGCAGGTAAGCCATGAAGATGATGAAACCCATCACTACCAGCCATGGCCGGAATGTATCGAACAGCGGAATTCTTTTTTCTTCGTGCAGGCTTTCGCTGACAGGAAAGTCGATCATGGATGCCGCGCTGCGCTTGCGGAAGAAAGTACCGAAGAACACGATGAAATACAGGAACCCTGCGGCAAACATGATACCGCCGCCTGCCAGTCCCAGCATACTGGAGATCACCCAGTAGGGATGGTACTGTTCACTGGCGGGATTAAGGTACGTTAGTCCCATATTGGTGCGCCGTGGTTCTCCCATCAGTCCGCCCCACATCAGCCCCGCAGAGAAGATCAGTACGCCTACGGTCCACAGATAGGGGATAATGGTATTAATAGCCGGCAGGTATATCTTTTTACCGGTGAGCTGCGATACCAGGAAAATCGACATGCCCAGGATGGCCAGGAATACCGGGCCGGCTACGGTGAGATGAAAATGTCCGGGTATAAAGGACGTATTATGTACAGTATTGTTGAGTGAATAAGACGCGTTCACCAGGCCGGTCAGTCCGCCGAAGATAAACAGGATGAGGCCGTTGATCAGGTAACCGAAGAGGAATACATCTTTCCGGAAGAACGGCAGTTTCCATATCCAGGAGTAGAGTCCTCTGCCACCCCGCAGCCAGGCGGCATGTTCCAGCGAGGCCGCAATGGTGAAAGCGGTGATGAAACTGGGGATGGCTACGGCGAAGGTAAGCAGCGACTGTGTGAGTTTGACGCCCCTGCCGATGGATGGCTCTCCGAACTGATGGTGCACGCCGATGGGGATAGAGAACAGCAGAAAGAGGAAAAAGGCGATGCGTCCTGCGGTGCCGGAGTAGAGCTTGCCGCCGGCCAGTTTGGGCAGCATGGTATAAAACATGATGTAGGCGGGCAACAGCCAGAAATATACCAGCGCGTGGCCGAAGAACCAGAACAGGGTGCGCGCCAGCATTACGTTGACCCCGGCGGTCCAGCCAAGGCTCCAGGGCACCAGCAGTACCAGCACTTCGTAGGCTACCGCCAGCGTACATACGAACCAGATAGTGAAATTGACCAGTGTGCCGATCACGGCCAGCGGTGTGTTTTCTTCCCGGTGCCCGCGTTTCCAGCGTACGTAAATGACGGCCCAGTCCCAGTAAGCTACCCAGGAGCCTACGATAAGCATGGCGGTGCCGATATAAAAAGCCGGATGTGCTTTCAGCGGCGGATAAAATGTATATAAGACCGATGCTTTGCCCGACAACATAGCGGCAGCGGCCATCAGGGTGCCAATCACCATCAGCAGGAGTGACAGCAGGGAGGCTTTGCGGCCCGGTTCCTGCTTCAGGAAGAAAGCGATGGTAGCATGGCCGAAAGCAACGGCAAAAAAGGTGGTGAGCACAATGGCATTGATCACCCCGTGCAGCGTGAGGCCCTGGTAGTAGTCCAGCTTAGCCACAGAAGCCTGGTGGATCACACCGGCGCGGTAGATCACCTGCATCAGCCCGTGATAAATACCAATGGTGAGTAATAATACCGGTACAAACAGTTCAGCGAGGATGATGTTTTTAAGGTATCTGCTTACATTCATTGCGACTTATTTTTTGGGATAGTTGACAATTATTTCCGCCTGCATGTTCTGGTGGCCGGTGCCGCAGAACTCATGACATACCACTTTGTATACGCCGGGCTGGTCAAACCGGACGGTGGTTTTGGCCACACCGCCGGGAACGCCCATCAGGTTTACGTTTTTGTTGTAGATGTCGAAGCCGTGCACCACATCCTGCGAGGTGAGGAAAAGGTCTACTTCGCTGCCTACCGGTATGTAGGTGATAGCTGGTTCAAAGCTCCACATGCGGGCTACATAAAAGATCTGGTAGGTGGATTTGTCGATCTGGTTGACCCTCGCCGTTTCGTACGATTTGTCGTAGGGAAGGCATTCCGTGACGTCTGCTTTTCTGGCGCCCATCGCGTAGAACAGTGAAAAGATAAAGAGGGCGGATAACAGCAAAGCCACAATGATGACGTTCCGTTCATATTTGTCGATCATGAGGAAAACGGTTTATATCCTGGAGAGCATGAGAAAATAGATACCGAACCATATTATCAGTCCCAGTACTATCAGCAGCGCGAAGAAAGCAATAGCGCCGCGGGGGACGAATTTTTCCGGATTGTTGGATTCTTGCATAGAACAGGATTTAATAGCGATCTTTCTGTATTACAAACGAGCGCGGGAAATGTTTGATTTTGGGGGGCCGGAGGGGAAGAAAAACTATTTTTTAAGGAGCTTTATGTATCCGTTTCCCCGGGGTTTAGCCCGGGGAAACGGATCATCGTTATTTCAGGAAACCGGGTTGCCGGTAGGAGGGGTTGGGATATTTGTAAAAGCCCTCGCCGGTGGCGGTGCCCAGTTTGTTTTTCTCAATGAAGTTCTCTTTGAGAAAAGCGGCGGCTTTTATTTTCTCCGGGTCTTTGGTCTTTTCGGCGGCCATGTTGGTGATGTTATAGGCAGTGGTGATACCTACCACGTCCAGGATACCGAATGGGCCCACGGGCGCGCCGGTAGCTACCATCCATGTTTTATCGATGGTTTCCACATCGGCCACGCCTCTTACGAGCAGGGTGGTGGCTGCGTCGAGCAGCGGTACCAGCAGGGAATTGACGATATAGCCGGGTTGCTCCTTGTGGAGTGGCAGCGCTACCATGCCGATGGATTTCGCAAAGGCTA encodes:
- a CDS encoding cytochrome c oxidase subunit 2A, whose protein sequence is MQESNNPEKFVPRGAIAFFALLIVLGLIIWFGIYFLMLSRI
- a CDS encoding cytochrome C oxidase subunit II; its protein translation is MIDKYERNVIIVALLLSALFIFSLFYAMGARKADVTECLPYDKSYETARVNQIDKSTYQIFYVARMWSFEPAITYIPVGSEVDLFLTSQDVVHGFDIYNKNVNLMGVPGGVAKTTVRFDQPGVYKVVCHEFCGTGHQNMQAEIIVNYPKK
- a CDS encoding cbb3-type cytochrome c oxidase subunit I; the protein is MNVSRYLKNIILAELFVPVLLLTIGIYHGLMQVIYRAGVIHQASVAKLDYYQGLTLHGVINAIVLTTFFAVAFGHATIAFFLKQEPGRKASLLSLLLMVIGTLMAAAAMLSGKASVLYTFYPPLKAHPAFYIGTAMLIVGSWVAYWDWAVIYVRWKRGHREENTPLAVIGTLVNFTIWFVCTLAVAYEVLVLLVPWSLGWTAGVNVMLARTLFWFFGHALVYFWLLPAYIMFYTMLPKLAGGKLYSGTAGRIAFFLFLLFSIPIGVHHQFGEPSIGRGVKLTQSLLTFAVAIPSFITAFTIAASLEHAAWLRGGRGLYSWIWKLPFFRKDVFLFGYLINGLILFIFGGLTGLVNASYSLNNTVHNTSFIPGHFHLTVAGPVFLAILGMSIFLVSQLTGKKIYLPAINTIIPYLWTVGVLIFSAGLMWGGLMGEPRRTNMGLTYLNPASEQYHPYWVISSMLGLAGGGIMFAAGFLYFIVFFGTFFRKRSAASMIDFPVSESLHEEKRIPLFDTFRPWLVVMGFIIFMAYLPAISDALNNTGKKAPPYLPTDPTPIVTKKP